A portion of the Sabethes cyaneus chromosome 3, idSabCyanKW18_F2, whole genome shotgun sequence genome contains these proteins:
- the LOC128743766 gene encoding intraflagellar transport protein 52 homolog, whose product MNNVTVIFNISKNELFKLPDNYKTLHRKLKVSYRVESNKNDITPEILKGATIFVLAGPQEKFTETEFQYLKDYISEGGRLLLLLGEGGEVNFNTNVNFLLEEYGMTINNDSVVRPQYYKYFHPKEALISGGIASDTLNNNLLEYSKSILTAFDFMDDRYKVEFVYPFGATMNIIQPSTVLMTTGPAVYPFNRPLAGYYQNESNGKIVAIGSGHIFQDKYIASETNMAIWDSILGMILAENFSFKPSDFNDLEINDYAVIPDTIFLSEQPKICLMDSLDYDIPADFKKLFDMTLYSINNDLLRDVINTYGKLDVQYETLKIIKPQFEIPLPPLQLAVFQPIFSDLMAPPLELFDLDEAFSSEKAQITQLTNKCLSPALESSRKGTDEKELGYFIQECGRILKVCQDDQKMSAKEILNVISVKIAHYKKLDKD is encoded by the exons ATGAACAACGTAACAGTTATCTTCAACATTTCCAAAAATGAACTTTTCAAATTGCCTGACAATTACAAGACACTGCACCGGAAGCTTAAAGTTAGCTATAGGGTTGAAAG TAATAAAAACGATATCACACCGGAAATTCTGAAAGGAGCGACTATTTTTGTTTTGGCAGGGCCTCAGGAAAAATTCACCGAGACAGAATTTCAATACCTGAAG GATTATATTTCCGAAGGAGGTCGTCTGTTACTTCTGCTAGGTGAGGGTGGAGAAGTTAATTTCAACACTAACGTAAACTTCCTTCTGGAGGAATATGGCATGACAATCAATAACG ATTCCGTTGTCCGTCCACAATATTACAAATATTTCCACCCGAAAGAGGCTCTTATTAGCGGAGGCATCGCAAGCGATACTTTAAACAATAATTTACTCGAATATAGTAAAAGCATTTTGACTGCGTTCGATTTCATGGATGATAGGTACAAAGTAGAGTTCGTGTACCCTTTCGGAGCTACAATGAACATAATCCAACCGTCAACTGTTCTGATGACAACCGGTCCTGCCGTGTATCCCTTCAACCGTCCTCTAGCAGGGTACTATCAAAATGAATCCAACGGAAAAATCGTCGCCATCGGGTCCGGGCACATATTTCAGGATAAGTACATTGCAAGCGAGACCAATATGGCAATCTGGGACAGCATATTGGGCATGATTCTCGCGGAAAATTTCAGCTTCAAACCGTCGGACTTTAATGATCTAGAG ATCAATGACTATGCGGTAATCCCAGACACGATCTTTCTATCCGAGCAACCAAAGATTTGCCTGATGGACTCTCTCGATTACGATATACCAGCGGACTTCAAGAAGCTGTTCGATATGACCCTGTACTCGATCAATAACGATTTGCTACGCGACGTTATCAATACCTACGGAAAATTGGACGTGCAATACGAAACGCTCAAGATCATCAAGCCGCAGTTCGAGATTCCCCTGCCGCCACTGCAGCTTGCG GTTTTTCAGCCTATCTTTAGCGATTTAATGGCGCCACCGTTGGAGCTGTTTGACCTGGATGAAGCATTCAGCTCGGAGAAGGCTCAAATCACCCAGCTGACTAACAAATGTCTGTCGCCGGCTTTGGAAAGTTCTCGAAAAGGTACCGATGAGAAAGAACTGGGCTATTTTATTCAAGAGTGCGGGCGAATTTTAAAGGTATGCCAGGATGACCAGAAAATGTCGGCAAAGGAGATTTTGAACGTGATCAGTGTGAAGATTGCTCATTATAAAAAACTTGACAAGGATTGA
- the LOC128743471 gene encoding uncharacterized protein LOC128743471 isoform X2 — protein MDQQRFRTGERINNISTNTFQIWETTVRLARIRTLMDHLCAANDENDELIYCLREPNEPIEDTPEDTSNDPDEEDGSINSIIKDIRSRPRTRGAVKMIFYNRLAMISDKLTQDIKFRSENAEFFDDLELVLSRMSDEAAEITKREIMKYLAEAKERLAKKDRERQQLLQQQQQQSFGSSASSSAGSSLAGSSNSGF, from the exons ATGGACCAGCAGCGATTCCGAACCGGAGAACGCATTAACAATATTTCGACAAATACTTTTCAAATCTGGGAAACGACTGTCCGTCTAGCTCGCATTCGTACTTTGATGGATCACCTGTGTGCTGCTAACGACGAAAATGATGAGCTAATATATTGTCTACGGGAGCCAAATGAGCCAATTGAGGATACTCCGGAGGACACTAGTAACG ATCCCGACGAGGAAGACGGTTCCATCAATTCTATTATTAAAGATATTCGATCCCGGCCACGTACTCGCGGGGCTGTCAAAATGATATTTTACAACCGTTTGGCTATGATTTCCGATAAACTAACGCAGGATATTAAattccgatcggaaaatgcagaATTTTTCGATGATCTAGAGCTAGTGCTGAGCCGGATGAGCGACGAGGCAGCCGAAATAACTAAGAgagaaataatgaaatatttggCCGAAGCAAAGGAAAGACTAGCAAAAAAAGATCGAGAGCGGCAGCAGCTattgcaacagcaacaacagcaaagtTTCGGCTCGTCGGCTTCATCTTCGGCGGGCTCTAGCTTAGCGGGTTCGAGTAATTCTGGTTTTTAA
- the LOC128743471 gene encoding uncharacterized protein LOC128743471 isoform X1 translates to MDQQRFRTGERINNISTNTFQIWETTVRLARIRTLMDHLCAANDENDELIYCLREPNEPIEDTPEDTSNDTDPDEEDGSINSIIKDIRSRPRTRGAVKMIFYNRLAMISDKLTQDIKFRSENAEFFDDLELVLSRMSDEAAEITKREIMKYLAEAKERLAKKDRERQQLLQQQQQQSFGSSASSSAGSSLAGSSNSGF, encoded by the exons ATGGACCAGCAGCGATTCCGAACCGGAGAACGCATTAACAATATTTCGACAAATACTTTTCAAATCTGGGAAACGACTGTCCGTCTAGCTCGCATTCGTACTTTGATGGATCACCTGTGTGCTGCTAACGACGAAAATGATGAGCTAATATATTGTCTACGGGAGCCAAATGAGCCAATTGAGGATACTCCGGAGGACACTAGTAACG ATACAGATCCCGACGAGGAAGACGGTTCCATCAATTCTATTATTAAAGATATTCGATCCCGGCCACGTACTCGCGGGGCTGTCAAAATGATATTTTACAACCGTTTGGCTATGATTTCCGATAAACTAACGCAGGATATTAAattccgatcggaaaatgcagaATTTTTCGATGATCTAGAGCTAGTGCTGAGCCGGATGAGCGACGAGGCAGCCGAAATAACTAAGAgagaaataatgaaatatttggCCGAAGCAAAGGAAAGACTAGCAAAAAAAGATCGAGAGCGGCAGCAGCTattgcaacagcaacaacagcaaagtTTCGGCTCGTCGGCTTCATCTTCGGCGGGCTCTAGCTTAGCGGGTTCGAGTAATTCTGGTTTTTAA
- the LOC128742624 gene encoding cytochrome c oxidase subunit 5B, mitochondrial-like — MASLCGRLALNVAKRNVSYTSVRFCKMMSDPIEHATGLEKRELLAKQAGNSDPFDMRVFKRGPGTKDQPNQIPSAFESRLVGCICEEDQTYVQWMWLHQGQPKRCECGHWFKLVEKAPI, encoded by the exons ATGGCGTCTCTGTGCGGAAGATTAGCATTAAACGTAGCAAAGCGTAATGTTTCGTACACGTCGGTGCGATTCTGCAAAA TGATGAGCGACCCAATCGAACATGCAACCGGACTGGAAAAGCGTGAACTGCTCGCCAAGCAAGCCGGCAACTCCGACCCCTTCGATATGCGTGTGTTCAAACGCGGTCCGGGCACCAAAGATCAGCCGAACCAGATTCCATCGGCTTTCGAGTCGCGCCTTGTTGGATGCATCT GTGAGGAAGATCAAACGTACGTACAGTGGATGTGGCTGCATCAG GGTCAGCCCAAGCGTTGTGAGTGTGGTCACTGGTTCAAGCTGGTTGAAAAGGCACCCATCTAA